From the Streptococcus hyointestinalis genome, the window ATCGTCATAGTAATAGTTTGGAATATTGTCACCGTGTTCATCAAGAGCACCACGCAAGATGACGTGAGCTAGAGGGTTGCCGTCTGTTTCGACTTCAGCATTTTGATAAATGAAGTTTTGCGCATTTTGTGCGGCATAGACAGCGTTAAACATGACATTGAGATTACCAGATGTTGGGTTTTTCATCCCTGTCGGCACATCGATCCCTGACGCTACAAAGCGGTGCTCTTGGTCCTCAACAGAACGTGCTCCAATCGCATGGTAAGACACCAAATCGCCCACAAGACCAAGGTTAGAAGGGTAGAGCATCTCATCAGCCGTTGTCAAGCCAGTCTCTGTAATGACACGGTAGTGCAGATGACGAACAGCAGCCACACCATTGATAAGGTCAGGCAGCTTAGAAGTATCTGGCTGGTGCATAAGCCCCTTGTAGCCGTCACCATTGGTGCGAGGTTTTGCCGTATAGACACGCATGACGATGAAAATCTTGTCCTTAACTTCGTCTTGCAATTTGGCTAAGCGCTTAGCGTACTCAAGAACAGCTTCTTCATTGTCAGACGAGCATGGCCCAATGACTAGCAGTAAGCGCTCATCCCCGCCTTTGATGATGTTTGCAAGCTCCTTATCACGAGCTTCTTTGCGGGCTAAAAATTCCCCTTCAAGTTTTGATAATTCTTTGACTTGTGCGATGTCAATGGTCGCACTTTTTTGATGTATTCCCATTCCT encodes:
- a CDS encoding 3-deoxy-7-phosphoheptulonate synthase, which produces MGIHQKSATIDIAQVKELSKLEGEFLARKEARDKELANIIKGGDERLLLVIGPCSSDNEEAVLEYAKRLAKLQDEVKDKIFIVMRVYTAKPRTNGDGYKGLMHQPDTSKLPDLINGVAAVRHLHYRVITETGLTTADEMLYPSNLGLVGDLVSYHAIGARSVEDQEHRFVASGIDVPTGMKNPTSGNLNVMFNAVYAAQNAQNFIYQNAEVETDGNPLAHVILRGALDEHGDNIPNYYYDDLLKAIAKYEDMGLENPFIVIDTNHDNSGKHYLEQIRIVRQTLINRDWNAKINRYVRGFMIESYLEDGRQDQPEVFGKSITDPCLGWDKTEKLIREIHATLSHDSFEELIF